From Staphylothermus hellenicus DSM 12710, a single genomic window includes:
- a CDS encoding TatD family hydrolase, translating into MIKYIDMHCHCHEYSVEELSRFIGKNISLVCVSDDPVSSWKTLELKKKLGITPCIGIHPWEAHKYSEKHAKEIVELAVKNNVKCLGEVGLDKRFVSKTYDRQLRIYEIFLKAAKEYDLVLNLHTAGAWREVYELLVKNDINRAYFHWYTGPLNLLDEIISSGYYIGINPAWKIQDKHRKVIMYASLENMLTESDAPYKYKGLELRPDYVIETVEYIAKVKNIQVEHVLLKINDNYEKLFKSPL; encoded by the coding sequence ATGATTAAATACATTGATATGCATTGTCACTGCCACGAATATAGTGTAGAAGAACTATCCCGTTTTATTGGAAAAAACATTTCATTAGTATGTGTATCAGATGATCCTGTGTCTAGTTGGAAAACCCTCGAACTAAAGAAGAAACTAGGTATTACGCCGTGTATAGGTATTCATCCATGGGAAGCACACAAGTATAGTGAAAAACATGCAAAAGAAATTGTTGAATTAGCAGTTAAAAATAATGTTAAATGTCTGGGGGAAGTTGGATTAGACAAGAGATTCGTGTCTAAAACATATGATCGACAGCTGAGAATATACGAGATTTTCCTGAAGGCAGCTAAGGAATATGATCTAGTCCTAAACCTACACACAGCAGGTGCTTGGAGAGAAGTATATGAGTTACTAGTTAAAAACGATATAAATAGAGCATATTTTCACTGGTATACCGGTCCCCTAAACTTATTAGATGAAATTATTAGTTCAGGCTATTATATAGGGATAAATCCAGCATGGAAAATACAGGATAAGCATAGAAAAGTAATCATGTATGCATCTCTTGAAAACATGTTGACTGAATCAGATGCGCCATACAAGTATAAGGGTTTAGAGCTGCGGCCTGACTATGTAATTGAAACTGTAGAATATATTGCAAAGGTTAAAAATATCCAGGTCGAGCATGTTTTATTAAAAATTAATGATAATTATGAAAAACTATTTAAGTCTCCATTGTAG
- a CDS encoding HAD family hydrolase translates to MSIRAVLLDYDLTLMNNLLDFYDAYNEALKKFVGKTLGFNEFYRLLINYSLQTYIPPDVDQLSFWRYFRQVYRTRYGYPMEGAYYFLYWVKALGLKTIIISGRECHESSIWEELKRFGLDEYIDKVYTMFNTFILGGVEEELFDKTWLIGYVLSSYGLDGDEVVYIGDYRQDLLSARRSGIRFIGIAFSKERKECLQRLGAEYVGSNLYDVTYYLWRIIEEIEFKK, encoded by the coding sequence GTGAGTATTAGAGCTGTATTATTGGATTATGATTTAACCTTAATGAATAACTTATTGGATTTCTATGATGCATACAATGAGGCTTTAAAGAAATTTGTTGGTAAAACATTGGGGTTTAACGAGTTTTATCGTTTATTGATAAATTATTCGTTACAAACATATATTCCGCCGGATGTTGACCAGTTAAGTTTTTGGAGATATTTTAGACAAGTATATAGGACAAGATACGGTTACCCTATGGAGGGAGCTTATTATTTTCTATACTGGGTTAAAGCGCTTGGTTTGAAAACCATAATTATTTCTGGTAGAGAATGCCATGAATCAAGTATATGGGAAGAGCTCAAGCGTTTCGGATTAGACGAATATATTGATAAAGTATATACAATGTTTAATACCTTTATCCTAGGAGGTGTTGAGGAAGAATTATTTGATAAAACCTGGCTAATAGGTTATGTTCTTAGTAGTTATGGGCTGGATGGAGACGAGGTTGTCTATATAGGAGATTATAGACAGGATCTACTGAGTGCTCGGAGATCGGGAATAAGGTTTATTGGCATAGCTTTTAGCAAGGAAAGAAAGGAGTGTCTACAGAGACTGGGCGCTGAATATGTTGGGTCAAACCTATATGATGTAACATATTATCTATGGCGAATAATCGAGGAAATAGAATTTAAGAAATAA
- a CDS encoding transcriptional regulator — protein sequence MSQDEFLTLREKIMDLLMKTDKPLTVDEIIAYLGLSPRDHRLVYDALEHIAKTIRRRTDNRMELVMIPPRCLKCGYVFKDLKKPRKPSRCPRCKSERISPPAFIIIEKK from the coding sequence TTGAGTCAAGACGAATTCTTAACGTTGAGAGAGAAAATAATGGATTTATTGATGAAAACAGATAAACCGTTAACTGTTGACGAGATCATAGCATATCTAGGATTATCACCCAGAGATCATAGACTAGTATATGATGCATTAGAACATATTGCTAAAACTATTAGGAGGAGAACCGATAATAGAATGGAGCTTGTAATGATCCCTCCTCGATGTTTAAAGTGTGGATATGTATTTAAGGATTTGAAAAAACCTCGCAAACCTAGTAGGTGTCCTAGATGTAAGAGTGAGAGAATTTCTCCTCCAGCTTTCATTATTATTGAGAAGAAATAA
- a CDS encoding L-threonylcarbamoyladenylate synthase has translation MNILKANYINPSMNIVREAYRILENCGLVVGITDTLYGIFADPFRDECVSKVYVAKKRSRKPIPLLASSPKAVFSITDADHFLQRFLETIWPGPITVVLKPMDNMFSEKIHLGTGKIGFRVPASPLPRKLAQLNGGFITGTSANISGLKPARNIDEAIKQLGNNVDLYIDSGTAPIGEPSTVIDLTSEKPIIVRDGAVSYRSIIHLYKHIVLKNHD, from the coding sequence ATGAATATTTTGAAAGCAAACTATATAAATCCATCCATGAATATTGTTCGGGAAGCATATAGGATCTTAGAGAATTGTGGTTTAGTTGTTGGCATAACTGATACATTATATGGAATATTCGCTGATCCTTTTAGAGATGAATGTGTTTCAAAAGTATATGTTGCAAAGAAAAGAAGCAGAAAACCGATTCCGCTTTTGGCATCCAGCCCTAAAGCTGTTTTTTCGATCACCGATGCAGATCATTTTTTACAGCGATTCCTCGAAACAATCTGGCCAGGACCCATTACAGTTGTATTGAAGCCCATGGACAATATGTTCTCTGAAAAAATACATCTAGGTACGGGGAAAATCGGGTTTAGAGTGCCGGCATCACCCTTACCTCGAAAACTAGCTCAGCTTAACGGCGGATTTATTACGGGAACTAGCGCAAATATAAGCGGGCTAAAACCAGCTAGAAATATTGATGAAGCAATTAAGCAGTTAGGCAACAATGTTGATCTATATATAGATTCGGGCACAGCCCCTATAGGAGAACCCTCTACAGTAATTGATCTTACATCGGAAAAACCCATCATAGTCAGAGATGGAGCAGTTTCATATAGATCTATAATACACCTCTACAAGCATATAGTTTTAAAGAATCATGATTGA
- the prf1 gene encoding peptide chain release factor aRF-1: protein MKSLYVDRRQLREIIKELKKWSAPATVLLSLYIPPGRPVSDVLNMLRQELSITDNIKLKKTRSAVQRALKAAIERLSKIPKIPENGLALFCGEDMDTGDFICLMFVPPEKVPVYFYRTDKHFHTEFLEEMVIENNLVGLIIIERDAATLGLLKGSRLEILKEIEDYIPGKHHRGGQSQRRFDRIIEQMVHDFYKRVGERAKEKFLPLLEQGKLKAILIGGPAYSKYDFIEGDYLDYRLKQLVLPRLIDVSYQGEVGLREMIMKASDLLKEQEYVDALKAVEEFKLHLAKDDGMIIYGEEDVKRALEMSAIKTLIIDEDRPDAHQWAELAKKHGAKPVFLSDDVPEGAWIKKTFGGLVGILRYRIY, encoded by the coding sequence ATTAAGTCATTATATGTTGATAGGAGACAGCTTCGAGAAATAATTAAAGAACTTAAAAAATGGAGTGCTCCAGCTACTGTTCTCCTAAGCCTATATATTCCTCCAGGTAGACCTGTTAGTGATGTATTAAATATGCTTCGACAAGAACTCTCAATTACCGATAATATTAAATTAAAGAAGACAAGATCAGCTGTTCAAAGAGCATTAAAGGCTGCTATTGAGAGATTAAGCAAGATACCAAAGATCCCTGAGAACGGGTTAGCATTATTTTGTGGAGAAGACATGGATACAGGAGACTTCATATGCTTAATGTTTGTTCCACCAGAAAAAGTACCTGTTTATTTCTATAGAACAGATAAACATTTCCACACAGAATTCCTCGAAGAAATGGTTATTGAAAACAACCTAGTAGGCCTTATAATTATTGAGAGGGATGCTGCTACTCTAGGATTATTGAAGGGAAGCAGGCTGGAAATATTAAAGGAGATAGAAGATTACATACCTGGAAAGCATCATAGAGGCGGGCAAAGCCAGCGAAGATTCGATAGAATAATTGAGCAAATGGTTCACGATTTCTATAAACGTGTAGGGGAACGCGCCAAAGAAAAATTCTTGCCTCTACTTGAACAAGGTAAATTAAAAGCTATACTTATTGGTGGCCCAGCATATAGTAAATATGATTTCATTGAAGGAGACTATCTAGATTATAGGCTGAAACAGCTTGTTCTACCAAGACTTATAGATGTAAGTTATCAAGGAGAAGTTGGTTTGAGAGAAATGATTATGAAAGCCTCTGATCTATTAAAGGAACAAGAATATGTAGATGCATTAAAAGCTGTAGAAGAATTCAAGCTTCATCTCGCAAAAGATGATGGAATGATTATATATGGTGAAGAGGATGTTAAGAGAGCGCTCGAAATGAGCGCTATTAAAACACTAATAATAGATGAAGACAGACCAGATGCTCATCAATGGGCTGAACTAGCAAAGAAACATGGTGCTAAACCAGTATTTCTAAGCGACGATGTCCCAGAGGGAGCATGGATTAAGAAAACATTTGGAGGATTAGTAGGAATTCTAAGATACCGTATTTACTAG
- a CDS encoding transcriptional regulator gives MVSEEKKIPEPLSEEITIDLSKVPLVPQGKREIQQLEMALIIATLYSPEVLELIRDPIERATWVDSLAVAASALARQKAGYPISKIAEEVGRSETMIRAHLSGKTKAGRLVLQTYEKLKKGQLKIVVPFIKVPKEMVERVQRLEEELKLLSNVKKEYEEKLKKLQEEINKLKAENEKLRSEIDEKNQIINTIKEKLPALKELIEYVEKL, from the coding sequence ATGGTGTCAGAGGAAAAGAAGATTCCTGAACCACTCAGCGAAGAAATAACAATTGATTTATCAAAAGTGCCTCTGGTCCCGCAAGGCAAGAGAGAAATACAACAACTAGAAATGGCATTAATTATAGCAACACTATATAGTCCCGAAGTACTAGAACTAATAAGAGATCCAATAGAGAGAGCAACATGGGTGGATAGCTTAGCAGTTGCAGCATCAGCTCTGGCTAGGCAGAAAGCAGGTTATCCCATAAGCAAGATCGCGGAGGAGGTGGGTAGAAGCGAAACAATGATTCGTGCCCATCTTTCCGGCAAGACAAAAGCAGGCAGACTAGTATTACAAACATATGAGAAACTTAAGAAGGGACAACTAAAAATAGTAGTTCCATTCATTAAAGTGCCTAAGGAAATGGTGGAGAGAGTCCAAAGACTAGAGGAAGAACTAAAACTACTAAGCAATGTAAAGAAGGAATATGAGGAAAAACTGAAGAAGCTCCAAGAAGAAATAAACAAGCTGAAAGCAGAAAATGAAAAGCTTAGATCAGAAATAGATGAGAAAAACCAAATAATAAACACTATAAAGGAGAAGCTTCCAGCTTTAAAGGAGCTTATCGAATATGTAGAGAAACTTTAA
- a CDS encoding flavodoxin family protein, translating into MNFNPDNYDLVFIGSPVWAGKPTPAINAFISKAVIFVTMAMHGGKSAVKVLRRRIESKGGKIIGSFIIRTLGVKEDKLIRERNETGNQYKIGSQYSS; encoded by the coding sequence ATGAACTTTAACCCGGATAACTATGATCTAGTATTTATAGGATCGCCTGTTTGGGCAGGGAAACCAACTCCAGCAATTAATGCATTTATCTCAAAAGCGGTTATATTCGTCACAATGGCTATGCATGGAGGGAAAAGTGCAGTTAAAGTATTAAGAAGACGAATAGAATCGAAAGGAGGCAAAATTATTGGCTCATTTATAATACGAACATTAGGGGTTAAAGAAGATAAACTCATTAGAGAAAGAAATGAAACTGGAAATCAATATAAAATTGGAAGCCAATATAGCAGTTAG
- a CDS encoding TIGR04013 family B12-binding domain/radical SAM domain-containing protein, which translates to MVGDVAVIIYYDQRAKYSIHALTAAIDPLKNVDVYLVEKKSGFLEFARNISGKYRKCIIGLSIQTIMLADDPYLDFIIKLNKHKGKCISIAGGPHPSGDPIGTVKSLGFDYAFIGESEKTIQDFVYAVINGDDLLNVKGLFTIVDDKPVYTGKQKPIRLDDYPPFPYWRPLFNPIEISRGCPYGCKYCQVSYMHGFFMRHRSIDNIVEYTGCMVEKNIRDIRFISPDSLAYGLKTMSREPRLDLIEELLSRLYKKYVERKGARIFYGSFPSEVRPEHLTRDAARILRKYVANKNIILGAQTGSDRLLKLIGRKHSIEDVYNAVENAVKYGFIPNVDYIIGLPGETRDDLYETIRSIKKLVSMGARIHLHVFLPLPGSPYAWMPPGKVPSWVRKELMKLIGAGKAYGQWIHQEKLALKIDMLRRRGIIMPRIKAGSMQRPVSTHLHYSVPP; encoded by the coding sequence ATGGTTGGAGATGTTGCAGTAATAATCTACTATGATCAAAGAGCTAAGTATAGTATACATGCTTTAACAGCCGCAATAGATCCCTTAAAAAATGTAGATGTCTACTTGGTCGAGAAAAAAAGCGGGTTCCTCGAGTTCGCCAGGAATATTTCTGGAAAATATAGGAAATGCATAATTGGACTAAGCATTCAAACAATAATGTTAGCTGATGATCCCTATCTAGACTTTATCATTAAACTAAATAAGCATAAAGGAAAGTGCATCTCAATAGCTGGAGGCCCCCATCCTTCAGGAGATCCTATTGGGACAGTGAAGAGTCTGGGTTTCGACTATGCATTTATTGGAGAAAGCGAGAAAACTATTCAGGATTTTGTATACGCAGTTATTAACGGTGATGACCTGTTAAATGTGAAGGGATTGTTTACTATAGTAGATGATAAACCAGTCTATACCGGGAAACAGAAGCCTATTAGACTAGATGATTATCCCCCGTTTCCTTATTGGAGACCATTGTTTAATCCTATCGAGATAAGCCGTGGATGCCCCTATGGCTGTAAATATTGTCAAGTAAGCTATATGCATGGATTCTTCATGAGACATAGAAGTATAGATAACATTGTAGAATATACTGGTTGCATGGTTGAAAAAAATATTAGAGATATCAGGTTTATTTCTCCAGATTCTCTCGCATATGGATTAAAAACTATGAGTAGAGAGCCGAGACTAGATTTAATAGAAGAACTATTATCTAGGCTTTATAAGAAATACGTGGAGAGGAAGGGGGCTAGAATATTTTATGGATCATTTCCCAGCGAGGTTAGACCAGAGCACCTAACCAGAGATGCTGCAAGGATCCTTAGAAAATACGTGGCTAATAAAAACATTATTCTCGGAGCCCAAACGGGGAGTGATAGGTTGTTAAAACTTATCGGTAGAAAACACAGTATTGAAGACGTATACAATGCTGTTGAGAACGCGGTAAAATATGGTTTCATACCCAATGTAGACTATATAATTGGATTACCTGGTGAAACACGTGATGACTTATATGAAACTATTCGTTCAATAAAGAAACTAGTATCTATGGGTGCAAGAATACATTTACACGTATTCCTACCATTGCCGGGTTCACCATATGCATGGATGCCTCCGGGAAAAGTGCCTAGTTGGGTGAGGAAGGAGTTAATGAAACTAATAGGAGCTGGAAAAGCATATGGTCAATGGATCCACCAGGAAAAACTTGCTTTAAAAATTGATATGTTGAGAAGGAGAGGAATAATTATGCCAAGAATAAAAGCCGGATCCATGCAGCGCCCGGTCTCAACACATCTACACTATTCAGTTCCGCCATAA
- a CDS encoding flavodoxin family protein yields the protein MKALVVYYSKTGKTELVAKEIARVLNTDIRKVEEAKKKIS from the coding sequence ATGAAAGCATTAGTGGTATATTATTCAAAAACTGGAAAAACAGAATTGGTTGCTAAAGAAATTGCAAGAGTTTTAAATACTGATATACGAAAAGTTGAGGAGGCTAAAAAGAAGATTTCCTAA
- a CDS encoding potassium channel family protein yields MPLKAPRPVKYEPIPVIDLLMEMNVYSRLMLDLAYYSVVVKDTSIAYEVQRIEDKLDADWSLLVMQASLAVRSARDAEEMVSVYRMANALDKLSDSAADIAMLVIRDIGISEPVRAALLESEEVVTTIKVQNKGLEGFSVGRLYEIMTGFNILAIRRDNYWIINPGENEEIRLGDILIVRGTLDSLNTISNILGDKLALKKPVVEERENKIAKKIAYMKNITDVMIDLAFHAVVNNDKLAAIEVLNLEEIVDDTTHKMILTIIEKFHDNPEEAAGLLSFVISMENVADAAAELVTPLASNLPIHPIVKSVEEESIERIVRLKIPPSFKETSLGKLGLDELGAIPIAIYRGRKIIPLPNEDTVIKPNDILIVKIYSGMEENLNEKLDNYNIEIEGIEIREEED; encoded by the coding sequence TTGCCTCTAAAAGCGCCGAGACCCGTCAAATACGAGCCTATTCCAGTAATAGATTTATTGATGGAAATGAATGTTTATTCGAGACTAATGCTTGACCTAGCATATTATTCTGTAGTAGTCAAGGATACAAGCATAGCATATGAGGTTCAGAGAATAGAAGATAAACTAGACGCTGATTGGAGCTTATTAGTTATGCAAGCTAGTCTAGCAGTTAGATCTGCGAGAGATGCTGAAGAAATGGTTAGTGTTTATAGGATGGCTAATGCTCTCGATAAACTAAGTGATTCTGCAGCAGATATTGCTATGCTCGTTATTAGGGATATAGGTATAAGCGAGCCTGTCAGAGCAGCGTTGCTTGAATCAGAAGAAGTTGTTACAACTATTAAGGTGCAGAATAAGGGATTAGAAGGATTCAGTGTAGGTAGACTATATGAGATCATGACTGGATTCAACATATTAGCGATTAGAAGAGATAATTACTGGATAATTAATCCAGGAGAGAACGAAGAAATACGTTTAGGAGACATATTAATAGTTAGAGGAACACTTGATTCTCTAAATACTATATCGAATATTCTAGGCGATAAACTCGCATTAAAGAAGCCGGTTGTTGAGGAAAGAGAGAATAAGATTGCAAAGAAAATAGCATACATGAAGAACATAACAGATGTAATGATCGACCTAGCTTTTCACGCAGTAGTAAACAATGATAAACTAGCTGCTATAGAAGTATTAAATCTCGAGGAAATAGTTGATGATACAACACATAAAATGATACTTACAATAATAGAGAAATTCCACGATAATCCTGAAGAAGCAGCAGGGCTTCTAAGTTTTGTGATCAGTATGGAAAACGTGGCGGATGCAGCCGCTGAACTCGTCACTCCCCTAGCATCCAACTTGCCGATCCACCCTATCGTGAAGAGCGTTGAGGAGGAAAGTATTGAGAGAATAGTTAGACTAAAGATTCCCCCCAGCTTCAAAGAAACTTCCCTAGGAAAACTAGGCCTAGACGAACTAGGCGCTATTCCCATAGCAATTTATCGTGGAAGAAAAATTATACCATTACCGAACGAGGACACTGTTATTAAGCCAAACGATATATTGATCGTAAAAATCTATAGTGGTATGGAGGAAAACCTAAATGAAAAACTAGATAACTACAATATCGAAATAGAGGGGATAGAGATCAGGGAGGAAGAAGATTAG
- a CDS encoding HAD-IB family phosphatase, producing the protein MRIRKNNYLGLIVFDCDGVLTNHYSSWALLHEYFGSKDNRYFAELYRRDLISYLDWMKIDIALMIHSHGKPIHRREVIEALSQIKIVPEAKQVFQKLKDMGFTVGIVSSGVDVLVKQACKELGSDFCLYNELLFIDDELIPGGKPYVPLKEKARIIKQLAEQYGLTMDLVTYVGDSVWDIPVFKEVGLSIAIEPCGDACSEADYSVKNLLDTLKIIENYYSKKSLIL; encoded by the coding sequence CTGAGAATAAGGAAAAATAATTATTTAGGATTAATAGTTTTCGATTGTGACGGTGTATTAACAAATCATTATAGTAGCTGGGCTTTATTACATGAGTATTTTGGCAGTAAAGATAATAGATACTTTGCCGAACTGTATAGGAGAGATTTGATAAGTTATCTGGACTGGATGAAAATAGATATAGCATTAATGATCCACAGCCATGGTAAACCTATACATAGAAGAGAAGTTATAGAAGCACTTAGCCAAATAAAAATAGTGCCGGAAGCTAAGCAAGTTTTTCAAAAACTTAAAGATATGGGATTTACTGTCGGTATTGTTAGTAGCGGTGTAGATGTTCTAGTTAAACAAGCATGTAAAGAGTTAGGCAGTGATTTCTGCTTATATAATGAATTATTGTTTATAGATGATGAATTAATACCTGGTGGAAAACCATATGTTCCATTAAAGGAAAAAGCTAGAATTATTAAGCAATTAGCTGAACAATATGGTTTAACAATGGATCTAGTAACATATGTTGGTGATAGTGTATGGGATATTCCTGTTTTCAAAGAGGTAGGATTATCAATTGCTATCGAACCATGCGGCGATGCATGTAGTGAAGCAGATTATTCTGTTAAAAACCTACTGGATACATTGAAGATTATTGAGAACTACTATAGTAAAAAATCACTTATTCTTTAA
- a CDS encoding MJ1477/TM1410 family putative glycoside hydrolase, protein MINKLWLIGILIVIGIVLTMCAQYYVQYSESERKSYGLKVRNWAIQLQGADPREIASSGFELVVIDYSRDGSEQGKYTPEEIQKMKNSGVIPIAYLSIGKAEDYRFYWKREWYTNPPKWLGREDPEWKGSYAVKYWSEEWKTILHTYLDKIIEQGFHGVFLDGVDEFEHWSDPNNGEDVYLSEDEAARRMIDLILDIANYCRSRVNGEFYIIPLNGERILKYDNGTLINIVSGWAAESLFYNGTKQWSSEDWNWIRENRLPYLDFVLSKGKPVFSIDYVDDGSGYFGANKERIDNYREKAISRGYIPYVAISDRELDELNIIKGVQP, encoded by the coding sequence ATGATAAATAAACTGTGGCTTATAGGGATTCTTATTGTAATAGGAATAGTTCTAACGATGTGTGCTCAATATTATGTCCAGTATTCGGAGAGTGAGAGAAAATCTTATGGACTCAAAGTCAGGAATTGGGCAATTCAGCTTCAAGGTGCTGATCCAAGGGAGATTGCTTCATCCGGTTTTGAACTTGTAGTTATAGATTATTCGAGAGATGGCTCGGAGCAAGGAAAATATACTCCAGAGGAAATTCAAAAGATGAAGAATTCAGGAGTTATACCAATTGCTTATCTAAGCATAGGCAAGGCAGAAGATTATCGCTTCTACTGGAAGAGAGAATGGTATACGAATCCTCCAAAATGGTTAGGGAGGGAGGACCCGGAGTGGAAAGGCAGTTATGCAGTAAAGTATTGGTCAGAGGAATGGAAGACTATTCTGCACACTTATTTAGATAAAATTATAGAGCAAGGTTTCCATGGGGTTTTTCTTGACGGAGTTGATGAGTTTGAGCATTGGTCGGATCCAAACAATGGTGAAGATGTATATTTGTCTGAAGATGAAGCAGCGAGAAGAATGATAGATTTGATTTTAGATATCGCAAATTATTGTAGAAGCAGAGTAAACGGAGAATTTTATATAATTCCACTGAATGGGGAAAGAATACTCAAATACGATAATGGCACCCTTATAAACATTGTTTCTGGATGGGCTGCTGAAAGCCTTTTCTACAATGGAACTAAGCAGTGGAGCAGTGAAGATTGGAATTGGATCCGGGAAAATAGACTACCGTACTTAGACTTTGTGCTTTCTAAAGGTAAACCTGTGTTTAGTATAGATTATGTTGATGATGGAAGTGGATACTTCGGCGCTAACAAAGAGAGAATAGATAATTATAGGGAAAAAGCTATAAGTAGAGGGTATATACCATATGTGGCAATATCTGATAGAGAATTAGATGAACTTAATATTATTAAGGGTGTTCAACCATGA
- the ilvA gene encoding threonine ammonia-lyase, with translation MFITGGKASYPDIESIYKLSLEAREAIQEFIHKTPLVYNYTISNIVGYDTYLKLENMQKTGSFKVRGAVFRTYTLIKEYEGRGEKLPGVVAASSGNHAQGVAYAAKVFGIPAIIVMPKTASSTKINATKSYGAKVVLHGEIYDEAYEKAMEISREKGYVFIHPYDDPYIIAGQATIGHEIIDELKKPGVVLVPIGGGGLISGIAVAVKKRSPSTKIIGVQPVNASAMLHLIQGRIEGYRPKPSIADGVVVKKPGDLTSRIVRELVDDIVVVDEEDISYAINFLLERAKIVAEGAGALSVAALLSRQYSPIRGPVVAVISGGNIDPALLSRIIMHELAKDKRLLSITGELWDKPGELGKVISVLAKYDLNIVDIRHDRWDPKLLPSKAKLEIVFEAKTSEDVKLALAELERIGYRFKVKE, from the coding sequence ATGTTTATTACAGGCGGAAAAGCCTCCTATCCAGATATAGAAAGCATTTATAAGTTAAGCTTAGAAGCCCGTGAAGCAATACAGGAATTCATACATAAAACGCCCCTAGTATACAATTATACAATATCCAATATTGTAGGCTACGATACGTATTTAAAACTTGAGAACATGCAGAAAACAGGAAGCTTCAAGGTTAGAGGAGCAGTTTTCAGAACATATACGTTGATCAAGGAATATGAGGGCAGAGGAGAAAAGCTTCCCGGAGTAGTTGCTGCAAGTAGTGGTAACCATGCACAAGGAGTAGCATATGCTGCTAAAGTATTTGGTATACCGGCAATCATTGTTATGCCTAAAACAGCTTCTTCTACAAAAATTAACGCTACTAAGAGCTATGGTGCAAAAGTAGTTTTACACGGTGAAATATATGATGAAGCATATGAGAAAGCCATGGAGATAAGTAGGGAGAAAGGCTACGTATTTATTCATCCATATGATGACCCATATATTATAGCTGGCCAAGCAACAATTGGGCATGAAATAATAGATGAGCTAAAGAAGCCTGGAGTAGTGCTGGTTCCTATTGGAGGCGGTGGATTAATATCGGGTATAGCAGTAGCTGTGAAGAAGAGAAGCCCCAGCACCAAGATCATAGGTGTTCAGCCAGTTAATGCATCAGCAATGCTTCACCTAATCCAGGGTAGAATTGAAGGATACAGGCCAAAGCCAAGTATTGCTGATGGAGTAGTAGTTAAGAAACCAGGCGATCTAACCAGCAGGATCGTTCGAGAACTAGTTGATGACATAGTAGTTGTTGATGAAGAAGATATATCTTATGCAATAAACTTCTTGCTTGAAAGAGCTAAAATAGTTGCTGAGGGTGCAGGAGCCCTCTCAGTAGCTGCTCTACTATCTCGTCAATACTCGCCTATACGGGGACCTGTTGTCGCAGTTATCAGCGGTGGAAACATTGATCCAGCGCTTCTCTCGAGGATAATAATGCATGAACTAGCCAAAGATAAAAGACTACTATCAATTACTGGTGAATTATGGGATAAACCTGGAGAGTTAGGTAAAGTAATAAGTGTGTTAGCCAAATATGATCTCAACATTGTTGATATAAGACATGATAGGTGGGATCCAAAGCTTCTACCATCAAAGGCAAAACTAGAAATAGTATTTGAAGCTAAAACATCGGAAGATGTAAAACTTGCTTTAGCAGAGCTAGAGAGGATTGGGTATAGGTTTAAGGTTAAAGAATAA
- a CDS encoding DUF167 domain-containing protein has translation MSENNEVINKILKILQESREGVIIPIYVKPNSDRDALVLEGDELVFYTTEIPEKGRANAALIRFLSRNIRLPHNKIDIIYGARTRSKKVLVRDMEAEKLAEKLAEIISSQ, from the coding sequence ATGAGCGAGAATAATGAAGTTATAAATAAAATACTAAAGATCCTCCAGGAATCCAGGGAGGGAGTCATTATACCAATATATGTTAAGCCTAATTCTGATAGGGACGCATTAGTACTTGAGGGAGACGAGCTTGTCTTTTATACTACAGAAATCCCTGAGAAGGGGCGTGCAAACGCTGCTCTAATAAGGTTTCTATCAAGAAATATTAGATTACCACATAACAAGATAGATATAATATATGGTGCTAGAACGAGATCTAAGAAGGTCCTTGTTAGAGATATGGAAGCTGAGAAATTAGCGGAGAAACTTGCAGAGATTATTTCTTCTCAATAA